A stretch of the Aegilops tauschii subsp. strangulata cultivar AL8/78 chromosome 4, Aet v6.0, whole genome shotgun sequence genome encodes the following:
- the LOC141021843 gene encoding uncharacterized protein yields MAEEPSAKRHHGETSDKSSNLVDVHVPDEKHEYTRTLTRVELHGKETLEIVCTSEPDKADEMMSRLGMKGGGLYPSFIRVDVEYTSEDEPPHMAAVLQLCVEELCLVYHMAAAIKCIGGDKRMLNKSCLEINPNNFIDMQRKWKVPTTNKYCDSLADVAGSIIHPFYKGMKKKMEKKEDHKLWGNNPLPDNLIEYAGIDAYATCKSWKTIDNIVTGWDISKEQEADPYYHCNFAG; encoded by the exons atGGCGGAGGAACCGTCCGCCAAGCGTCATCATGGCGAGACGTCGGACAAGAGCAGCAACCTCGTCGACGTTCACGTCCCCGACGAGAAGCACGAGTACACGAGAACCCTCACAAGGGTTGAGCTCCACGGCAAGGAGACGCTGGAGATCGTCTGCACCAGCGAACCAGACAAGGCCGACGAGATGATGAGCAGGCTCGGGATGAAGGGCGGAGGCTTGTATCCGAGCTTCATCCGAGTTGATGTGGAGTACACCAGTGAAGATGAACCTCCACATATGGCAGCAGTCCTGCAGTTGTGCGTCGAGGAACTCTGCTTGGTGTACCACATGGCAGCGGCCATAAAATG CATTGGAGGTGACAAGCGGATGCTGAACAAGTCTTGTTTGGAGATCAACCCCAACAACTTCATCGACATGCAGCGCAAGTGGAAAGTTCCAACCACCAACAAATACTGCGACTCCTTGGCCGATGTTGCAGGCAGCATCATCCACCCATTCTATAAAggcatgaagaagaagatggagaaGAAGGAAGACCACAAACTGTGGGGGAACAACCCATTGCCAGACAACCTCATCGAGTACGCAGGAATAGATGCATACGCCACGTGCAAGTCATGGAAGACAATCGACAACATCGTGACAGGTTGGGATATTTCAAAAGAGCAGGAGGCTGACCCCTACTACCACTGCAACTTCGCGGGATGA